The Primulina eburnea isolate SZY01 unplaced genomic scaffold, ASM2296580v1 ctg739_ERROPOS11973397, whole genome shotgun sequence sequence aatttgaattttattaatgGCGCCGGCTTGAAAGTTGAAAGTAGTTCAAATAACCTTGAATCTTCCTCTGTACGCTCCAAAGATTAGCTTTTTCCATATTTCACCCTTCTCCTCCCTCTCTTGGGTTTCTTTCCTTCCCTTGTCATTATTATGATTCAATTATTTGGCATGGCAATTAAATTGTTAGGTCGAACCGTTTAACAAAGGCGCCACCCAAATTTAAGGCCCTTACACAATAACAGTCGTCCCCCGCAGGCGCCAAAATTTTagcttaaattttcaaattccgGCGCTCTGTTTTCAAAAATCCCATCCTTATTTAATGTCCACCACGATTTCCTTCTTCCTCACAAGCAACCATTTCCCTCTTCCCTCTTCCCTCTTCCCTGATCTGAATACAAACAGCAGCCCGAAAATGCCATCGATCCCGGAAGAACCGCTCCTCGCGCCGAACCCAGACCGCTTCTGCATGTTCCCCATCGAGTACCCTCAGATCTGGGAAATGTACAAGAAGGCCGAAGCTTCCTTTTGGACAGCCGAGGAGGTTGATTTGTCGCAGGACCTCGCCCATTGGAACGCCCTTACTGCCGATgagaagcattttatcaaacatgtTTTGGCATTCTTTGCTGCATCCGATGGCATTGTTTTGGAGAATTTAGCAGGAAGGTTCATGAAAGAAGTCCAGGTTTCCGAAGCGCGTGCGTTTTATGGATTCCAGATTGCCATTGAGAACATCCACTCAGAAATGTATAGTCTTCTGCTCGAGACTTATATAAAGGATTCGGCTGAGAAGAATCGCCTCTTCCGAGCTATTGACACTGTCCCTTGTGTGGAGAAGAAGGCCAAGTGGGCTCTACGCTGGATCGATGGCTCCGAAACTTTTGCGGAGCGTTTAATCGCCTTTGCTTGTGTTGAAGGAATATTCTTCTCCGGAAGCTTCTGTGCTATATTTTGGTTGAAAAAACGCGGTCTTATGCCGGGATTAACTTTTTCAAACGAGTTAATCTCGAGAGACGAGGGTCTGCACTGCGACTTCGCGTGCATACTGTACGGTTTGCTGAGAATGAAGCCTAGTGAGGAGAAAGTGAAGGGCCTTGTGAGGGATGCGGTTGACATAGAGAGGGAATTCGTCTGTGACGCTCTTCCTTGCGCGTTGGTGGGGATGAACGAGATGCTGATGAGTCAATACATCGAGTTTGTGGCCGATAGATTGCTCATCGCTCTGGGATACAACAAGCTTTACGGAGTGCCAAACCCGTTCGATTGGATGGAACTGATCAGTCTGCAGGGCAAGACAAATTTCTTTGAGAAGAGGGTCGGGGAGTACCAGAAAGCTTCGGTAATGTCGAGTTTGAATGGCAACGGAGAGACCCACGTCTTCAAACTCGATGAAGATTTCTGATTCGGAGTTCTTCAATGGGGATCTACAATCCCCCCCACGGTTGAGAGTTTCAGGCTAATGACTTTGTTAAAGGTCTGGTCTTTATGTATTCAGCGTAGAATAGCCGGTGTAACCATTACATAGTTGTTCTTGTCTTGGATACAGAGAATGAAGTACATAGATAGACCACAAAAAATAAGTTTTAAAATCATTTGGGTTGTTTTGATGTTTCTGTGATATTGTTCGTTCTATCAGCATCAATGGATcggattttatttattttgtaattatGGGTTCTTGATTGTTTATTTCAGGGGGGAAGCTAAGTGGATCCTAGTCTTTTTTTCTCTAAAAACCATTTGAATTATAAAGATCTACTCCACAAATTTCTTCCAGTTAATTTTCGTGGATAAGATTGAAGAATAAAGACTCAATTATCGTATTATTTCGAAAAggcaaatattatatattactaGTATATCGACATACATATTATGtgtttgtataatattttttataatttatttgatttatatttaaatgagaatttaaatgtaattataataaatagtgaaagattatattgtaattttgatatataaatttgtTCCCAAATCAATTAAAAAAAGACCCAACTTGGCTGGTAGTAATTTAATTAGCCAAAGTCCAAACCATAGCCCAATAGATGAAGTCCAAAGAAAGTTGCGTTCGCCCCATTAAAAGAACGTAGGATCGGTTGCTGCCATTGCCCGACGTG is a genomic window containing:
- the LOC140822248 gene encoding ribonucleoside-diphosphate reductase small chain-like, producing MSTTISFFLTSNHFPLPSSLFPDLNTNSSPKMPSIPEEPLLAPNPDRFCMFPIEYPQIWEMYKKAEASFWTAEEVDLSQDLAHWNALTADEKHFIKHVLAFFAASDGIVLENLAGRFMKEVQVSEARAFYGFQIAIENIHSEMYSLLLETYIKDSAEKNRLFRAIDTVPCVEKKAKWALRWIDGSETFAERLIAFACVEGIFFSGSFCAIFWLKKRGLMPGLTFSNELISRDEGLHCDFACILYGLLRMKPSEEKVKGLVRDAVDIEREFVCDALPCALVGMNEMLMSQYIEFVADRLLIALGYNKLYGVPNPFDWMELISLQGKTNFFEKRVGEYQKASVMSSLNGNGETHVFKLDEDF